From Tripterygium wilfordii isolate XIE 37 chromosome 13, ASM1340144v1, whole genome shotgun sequence, the proteins below share one genomic window:
- the LOC120013942 gene encoding MATH domain and coiled-coil domain-containing protein At3g58400 isoform X2 — translation MASKPSIACPISNDPDGVAKSISEAPPTHCTVKIQSFSLLQKNSVEKYESGDFDAGGYKWKLILCPSGNKSKNIKEHVSLYLAIADTSSLCLGWEVYAVFRLFLLDQSNDNYMVLQDASVKERRFHGLKLQWGFDQFIHLKEFNDPSNGYLVDDECVFGAEVNVVKEKCSGRGECLSMMKEATSSKHVWRIDNFSKLDSEYYDSRIFSAGEQKWKMQLYPRGKRIGMGTHLSLFLALGDSTTFSRGSKVYAEFTIRILDQVQARHVSGKGNYWFSASSQESGWSKYISLPYFMLPSSGFLVKDSCLVEAEVTVLGIAKPLQ, via the exons CCAGATG GAGTTGCAAAATCTATTTCAGAGGCACCACCAACTCATTGCACAGTAAAAATACAATCATTTTCACTACTTCAAAAAAACTCCGTGGAGAAATATGAGTCAGGGGATTTTGATGCAGGAGGTTACAAATG GAAATTGATTCTCTGCCCAAGTGGAAACAAGAGCAAGAACATAAAAGAACACGTCTCGCTGTACTTAGCAATTGCAGACACAAGTTCTCTCTGTCTTGGTTGGGAGGTCTATGCAGTTTTCAGGTTGTTTTTGCTTGATCAGAGTAATGATAACTACATGGTACTTCAAG ATGCATCGGTAAAGGAAAGGCGCTTTCATGGGTTGAAGCTTCAATGGGGTTTCGATCAATTCATCCATCTTAAAGAATTCAATGATCCTAGCAATGGATACCTTGTGGACGATGAATGTGTGTTTGGAGCAGAGGTCAATGTTGTCAAAGAAAAATGCTCAGGAAGAGGGGAGTGCTTATCAATGATGAAGGAAGCCACTAGCTCCAAGCATGTTTGGAGGATCGACAATTTTTCAAAGTTAGATTCGGAGTATTATGACTCAAGAATATTCAGTGCTGGAGAGCAGAAATG GAAAATGCAGCTCTATCCCAGAGGGAAACGCATTGGGATGGGAACACATCTTTCACTGTTTTTGGCTTTGGGAGATTCAACAACATTTTCTCGTGGCTCTAAAGTATATGCAGAATTCACAATACGAATCTTGGATCAAGTACAGGCCAGACACGTTTCTGGAAAAG GAAATTACTGGTTCAGTGCTTCGAGCCAGGAAAGTGGCTGGTCGAAATATATTTCTCTTCCTTACTTCATGCTGCCTAGCAGTGGATTTCTGGTGAAGGATAGTTGTTTGGTAGAAGCAGAGGTGACAGTTCTTGGAATTGCCAAGCCACTTCAGTGA
- the LOC120013943 gene encoding autophagy-related protein 8i-like produces the protein MAKTKSLVQDQEHSFDERIKESKSIISKYPDRVPVIIERYSRTDLPEMEKTKFLVPRDMSVGQFIHILSSRLHLRPGKALFVFVKNTLPQTASHMDFIYETFKDDDGFLYMCYSSEKTFG, from the exons ATGGCAAAGACCAAGTCCCTCGTCCAGGATCAGGAACATTCATTCG ATGAAAGAATTAAAGAATCAAAAAGTATCATTTCCAAATACCCAGATCGAGTTCCT GTTATTATTGAAAGATATTCAAGGACAGAcctgcctgaaatggaaaagACCAA atTTTTGGTGCCCAGAGATATGTCTGTTGGTCAATTCATCCACATCTTGAGTAGTAGACTACATCTGCGTCCCGGAAAAGCTCTGTTTGTTTTTGTGAAGAACACATTGCCTCAAACAG CTAGTCATATGGATTTCATCTACGAAACTTTCAAGGACGATGATGGGTTTCTGTACATGTGTTATAGCAGTGAGAAAACTTTTGGCTAA
- the LOC120011806 gene encoding probable receptor-like protein kinase At5g18500, whose product MASDLESTLSRKYVGIQLWVLITICLGLVCVVILALCLWLSFRKKSRRANSLLPITQTPIIPEEIKEIRVDQVSARNIGSNIFADKLGDKESEKVLINLKNCDDGDESGPFNNLGKDDVGPKLAEEGTTGASLTVRPSSHPLSASSPLSGLPEFSHLGWGHWFTLRDLQIATNRFSKDNVIGDGGYGVVYRGQLINGTPVAVKKLLNNPGQADKDFRVEVEAIGHVRHKNLVRLLGYCMEGTQRMLVYEYVNNGNLEQWLHGNMRQSGHLTWEARMKIVLGTAKALAYLHEAIEPKVVHRDIKSSNILIDDNFDAKISDFGLAKLLGAGKSHITTRVMGTFGYVAPEYANSGLLNEKSDIYSFGVVLLEAITGRDPVDYARPENEVNLVEWLKMMVARKHSEEVVDPILENRPSTSALKRALLTALRCLDPDAEKRPKMSQVVRMLESEEYPLPREDRRRRRNQAGITETEDSDAEKSDNPESRLNSRRNSNA is encoded by the exons ATGGCATCTGATCTAGAGAGCACCCTTTCCAGAAAATATGTGGGAATTCAATTGTGGGTATTAATAACTATATGTTTGGGACTAGTATGTGTAGTAATACTAGCGCTCTGCCTATGGCTTAGTTTTAGAAAGAAATCCAGGAGAGCAAATAGCTTGCTTCCGATAACCCAAACTCCCATCATTCcagaagaaatcaaagaaattcGAGTTGATCAAGTGTCAGCCAGAAATATTGGCTCTAATATCTTTGCTGATAAATTAGGTGATAAAGAATCGGAGAAGGTTTTGATCAATCTTAAAAACTGTGATGATGGTGACGAATCAGGTCCATTTAATAATTTAGGAAAAGATGATGTTGGGCCTAAATTGGCAGAAGAGGGAACCACTGGGGCATCTTTGACCGTAAGGCCTTCATCACATCCTTTATCAGCATCTTCTCCTCTGTCCGGCCTGCCTGAATTCTCTCATTTGGGCTGGGGTCACTGGTTTACACTAAGAGATCTACAAATAGCGACAAACCGTTTTTCTAAAGATAATGTCATTGGTGATGGTGGATATGGAGTTGTTTACCGAGGCCAGTTGATTAATGGAACTCCTGTTGCTGTCAAGAAGCTCCTTAACAATCC AGGACAAGCAGACAAAGATTTTAGAGTTGAAGTTGAGGCTATTGGGCACGTGCGGCATAAAAATCTTGTTCGGCTTCTGGGTTACTGCATGGAAGGAACACAGAG GATGTTGGTGTATGAATACGTTAACAATGGCAATCTAGAGCAATGGCTCCATGGAAATATGCGACAGTCTGGACATCTCACTTGGGAGGCTCGCATGAAAATTGTGCTTGGCACTGCTAAGGC GCTCGCTTATTTGCATGAGGCAATTGAGCCAAAAGTGGTGCATCGGGACATAAAATCCAGTAATATATTGATCGACGACAACTTTGATGCTAAGATATCTGATTTTGGTTTGGCCAAGTTGTTGGGTGCCGGAAAAAGTCACATTACAACCCGAGTTATGGGCACCTTCGG TTATGTTGCTCCAGAATATGCCAATTCTGGACTTCTGAATGAGAAGAGTGACATTTATAGCTTTGGCGTTGTGCTCTTGGAAGCAATTACAGGAAGAGATCCAGTGGATTATGCACGGCCAGAGAATGAG GTGAATCTGGTTGAATGGCTAAAGATGATGGTTGCAAGAAAGCACTCAGAAGAGGTTGTAGACCCTATCCTTGAAAACAGACCATCAACAAGTGCCCTCAAGCGTGCTCTTTTGACTGCCCTGAGATGTCTTGATCCAGATGCTGAGAAAAGACCGAAAATGAGCCAAGTTGTTCGCATGCTTGAGTCTGAGGAGTATCCTTTACCTCGAGAG GATCGCAGACGAAGGAGGAATCAAGCAGGAATCACAGAGACTGAGGATTCTGATGCGGAGAAGAGTGACAATCCTGAATCAAGGTTGAACAGCAGAAGAAACAGCAATGCATAG
- the LOC120013942 gene encoding MATH domain and coiled-coil domain-containing protein At3g58400 isoform X1 yields MQWQVILKGFAASEVMQGVAKSISEAPPTHCTVKIQSFSLLQKNSVEKYESGDFDAGGYKWKLILCPSGNKSKNIKEHVSLYLAIADTSSLCLGWEVYAVFRLFLLDQSNDNYMVLQDASVKERRFHGLKLQWGFDQFIHLKEFNDPSNGYLVDDECVFGAEVNVVKEKCSGRGECLSMMKEATSSKHVWRIDNFSKLDSEYYDSRIFSAGEQKWKMQLYPRGKRIGMGTHLSLFLALGDSTTFSRGSKVYAEFTIRILDQVQARHVSGKGNYWFSASSQESGWSKYISLPYFMLPSSGFLVKDSCLVEAEVTVLGIAKPLQ; encoded by the exons GAGTTGCAAAATCTATTTCAGAGGCACCACCAACTCATTGCACAGTAAAAATACAATCATTTTCACTACTTCAAAAAAACTCCGTGGAGAAATATGAGTCAGGGGATTTTGATGCAGGAGGTTACAAATG GAAATTGATTCTCTGCCCAAGTGGAAACAAGAGCAAGAACATAAAAGAACACGTCTCGCTGTACTTAGCAATTGCAGACACAAGTTCTCTCTGTCTTGGTTGGGAGGTCTATGCAGTTTTCAGGTTGTTTTTGCTTGATCAGAGTAATGATAACTACATGGTACTTCAAG ATGCATCGGTAAAGGAAAGGCGCTTTCATGGGTTGAAGCTTCAATGGGGTTTCGATCAATTCATCCATCTTAAAGAATTCAATGATCCTAGCAATGGATACCTTGTGGACGATGAATGTGTGTTTGGAGCAGAGGTCAATGTTGTCAAAGAAAAATGCTCAGGAAGAGGGGAGTGCTTATCAATGATGAAGGAAGCCACTAGCTCCAAGCATGTTTGGAGGATCGACAATTTTTCAAAGTTAGATTCGGAGTATTATGACTCAAGAATATTCAGTGCTGGAGAGCAGAAATG GAAAATGCAGCTCTATCCCAGAGGGAAACGCATTGGGATGGGAACACATCTTTCACTGTTTTTGGCTTTGGGAGATTCAACAACATTTTCTCGTGGCTCTAAAGTATATGCAGAATTCACAATACGAATCTTGGATCAAGTACAGGCCAGACACGTTTCTGGAAAAG GAAATTACTGGTTCAGTGCTTCGAGCCAGGAAAGTGGCTGGTCGAAATATATTTCTCTTCCTTACTTCATGCTGCCTAGCAGTGGATTTCTGGTGAAGGATAGTTGTTTGGTAGAAGCAGAGGTGACAGTTCTTGGAATTGCCAAGCCACTTCAGTGA